The following coding sequences are from one Anabas testudineus chromosome 16, fAnaTes1.2, whole genome shotgun sequence window:
- the LOC113170365 gene encoding uncharacterized protein LOC113170365, whose amino-acid sequence MEPTGLRDVFKCITLSIAAMEDIGLLPKPTNDPPVHRPSESFSLHHFPTDYLHITDPSRKSDLEKEEPFKKRSHSVIIAEPQMIPQFSSQNPLPLDDTTVKGGITNLDKAGAARKTHKVTDPSKWKQNKQKQLRMEGKAYVSKRKKDGEIVTKQPRAMGPRCTSNACKRASNRFCNEIDEETRKKVFDEFWQLMNWAQRKLYVAEQVDRDPVERSRAVGSQSRRSVSLHYHLMVDGKRKQVCKNMFLSTLGIGEWSVLNWAQRGATKKRESNQNKLEKKQNVSQCLKQIPAPSADITVDINQEQVNANDKDRNRTPEPEGSTRKKSRVAKPLTWKQNRQKQLRMEGKQYISKRKKDGATITKAQRTMGPRCSSSACKRASNRFCAEFSEGSRSDMFTSFWQCMNWTQRKTYVSGLVDCDPVERTRAPWTQSRRSVSMRYHLIGDGDRKQVCKKMFLSTLGIGEWSVLNWAQNSSQQNSSEENANKRTQRKSRKASEHIVLKEFLESLPKMSSYCGTSISKLYLEPVFSNMSEVYRCYYNHCSEKKTTPLSRQVFCAVFKKMDLGLCNPKKDQGCSFGVTRNFFNDLWEEYCMERGAPGLEPEKWQEVVQISAGPLKKERVNKVGWVVVIEGVGGSGDDGIVRLRSWFIASSRTVATPQS is encoded by the exons ATGGAACCGACGGGTCTACGAGACGTTTTCAAATGTATTACACTAT cTATAGCAGCAATGGAGGATATTGGTCTCCTTCCCAAACCCACCAATGACCCCCCTGTTCACAGGCCCTCTGAGTCTTTTTCATTGCACCACTTCCCAACAG ACTATCTGCACATCACTGATCCAAGCAGGAAATCTGACCTGGAAAAAGAGGAACCATTCAAAAAAAGGTCCCATTCAGTGATAATAGCAGAGCCACAGATGATTCCTCAGTTTTCTTCCCAGAACCCACTGCCTCTGGACGATACCA caGTTAAAGGTGGAATCACAAATTTGGATAAGGCAGGAGCTgccagaaaaacacataaagtcaCAGATCCGTCAAAGTGGaagcaaaacaagcagaaacagtTGAGGATGGAGGGAAAAGCATACGTAAGCAAGCGCAAAAAAGACGGCGAGATTGTGACAAAACAGCCAAGAGCAATGGGACCAAGGTGCACCTCGAATGCATGCAAAAGGGCATCAAATCGCTTTTGCAACGAAATCGATGAAGAGACCAGGAAGAAAGTGTTTGATGAGTTCTGGCAGCTCATGAACTGGGCTCAGAGAAAACTGTACGTGGCAGAACAAGTTGACCGTGACCCCGTTGAAAGGTCGAGAGCTGTGGGATCCCAGTCGAGAAGATCAGTCTCGCTCCATTATCACTTGATGGTGGATGGCAAAAGGAAACAAGTGTGTAAAAACATGTTCCTGTCCACACTGGGGATTGGCGAGTGGTCAGTGCTCAACTGGGCACAGAGAGGAGCCACAAAGAAGCGTgaatcaaaccaaaacaaattaGAAAAGAAGCAGAATGTCTCTCAGTGCCTAAAGCAAATTCCTGCTCCTTCTGCAGACATTACCGTGGACATTAACCAAG AACAAGTAAATGCCaatgacaaagacagaaacaggacGCCAGAACCAGAGGGATCGACCAGAAAGAAATCCAGAGTTGCCAAGCCATTAACGTGGAAGCAAAATCGACAGAAGCAACTTAGAATGGAGGGCAAGCAGTACATCAGCAAACGAAAGAAAGATGGTGCAACCATAACTAAAGCTCAGAGGACAATGGGACCAAGATGCTCATCCAGTGCTTGTAAAAGAGCCTCCAACCGCTTCTGTGCTGAGTTCAGTGAAGGATCAAGGAGTGACATGTTTACTAGTTTCTGGCAGTGCATGAACTGGACTCAGAGAAAGACTTATGTTTCCGGACTGGTCGACTGTGACCCAGTAGAAAGAACCCGAGCACCATGGACTCAGTCGAGAAGATCAGTCTCAATGCGATATCATTTGATAGGTGACGGTGATAGAAAACAAGTTTGCAAAAAGATGTTTCTCTCCACTTTGGGGATCGGAGAATGGTCAGTGCTCAACTGGGCACAAAATTCTTCTCAACAGAACAGTTCTGAGGAAAACGCAAACAAGCGAACACAGAGAAAGTCCCGGAAAGCCTCAGAGCATATAGTCCTGAAGGAGTTCTTAGAGAGTTTACCAAAAATGTCATCTTACTGCGGGACATCCATATCTAAGCTGTATCTGGAGCCAGTCTTCTCAAACATGTCTGAAGTCTACAGATGCTACTATAACCACTgctcagagaagaagacaaCACCACTCTCCCGCCAGGTTTTCTGTGCTGTATTTAAAAAGATGGACTTGGGATTGTGCAACCCCAAAAAGGATCAAGGCTGTTCTTTTGGTGTAACAAGAAACTTTTTTAATGATCTTTGGGAGGAATACTGTATGGAAAGAGGAGCACCAGGGCTAGAACCAGAGAAA TGGCAGGAAGTCGTCCAGATATCCGCAGGGCCTCTGAAAAAAGAGCGAGTGAACAAAGTGGGCTGGGTGGTGGTGATAGAAGGTGTTGGTGGCAGTGGCGATGATGGAATTGTGCGACTTCGGAGTTGGTTCATTGCGAGCAGCAGGACGGTAGCCACACCACAGAGTTAA
- the notchl gene encoding neurogenic locus notch homolog protein 1 produces the protein MLALRIFVILGLSWMCRATSRDPWGQCPVNRDCEKKFRDGKCDEICLEPECLRDGFDCLKERGSCNPGHIQYCRNHYANSHCDQGCNNAFCGWDGSDCFKYQNPLWAKGTVVLHTSIPHQHGTFSNNSLLWALSILLQSPLKLRGSVPLATNRDLFDFDPQKLSNLLTQTTQVDSNGSLLFLQVDNRPCSRLPSTCFPSATEAASFLEAAVFRKPTSFSAYPELSAVIRIRGVREEIGSREEETVKEEVKDPNPVWIWVVVAIAIGLLLLLPLLVFVVVRRVRQQRAESEVNNSVRHRSTAADNNSKAKAWTPHTAQHEQRVRSSREKEKISLRKKKKAKEAEKKRRREPLGEDAIRMRPLKRDQDIGSDTDFTQSSMEDLSVRYSKRQEEASICDHRTQEQKHYRAGTSQPRRPTQPSPRGWERNAMPPPLLSPPQQSAEWCGPDGSVVLIRAVRSGLDRVVLELLRAGVPVNNTDHTGRSALHWACSVNHLSLSRTLIRYGAAVDLQDNKGETALFLSALHGCYDTARLLLLHGANLELHDWRGRQPIDVAREGMRHQVLELLLAHQIQRGPVPVDSANDMLWEERGLMYSPWAGSQGLPGRSASFSGIIGHRDMTQQPQNNWSMSGVQYPSPQNWRPQLNQSATALVPPRVMGRSPRPISTLQEVTSEDEDRDRHQDVPRATTPHFLSPQPAPRQRSFSCTQHALQRRSSGHQPEPNYIIVTDRTANEPIERVVVSPPTEPAYQSDRPPVGNSENSSRAEQAAVSSINTEQKSRGERPNNATDSTQTAL, from the exons ATGTTGGCTCTGAGGATATTTGTTATCCTGGGACTGAGCTGGATGTGTCGAG CCACATCTCGTGATCCATGGGGTCAGTGTCCAGTCAATAGAGACTGTGAGAAGAAGTTCAGAGACGGGAAATGTGATGAAATCTGTTTGGAGCCTGAGTGTCTTAGAGACGGATTTGACTGCCTGAAGGAAAGAGGCAGCTGCAA TCCAGGCCACATCCAGTACTGCCGTAATCATTATGCCAACTCCCACTGCGATCAGGGATGCAACAATGCCTTCTGTGGATGGGATGGCAGCGACTGTTTCAAATATCAGAACCCTCTGTGGGCTAAAGGCACAGTGGTACTTCACACTAGCATCCCACATCAACACGGCACCTTCTCCAACAATTCACTGCTCTGGGCACTCAGCATCCTCCTCCAGTCGCCACTCAAACTGAGAGGATCCGTTCCTCTTGCCACCAACAGGgacttgtttgattttgacCCTCAGAAACTTTCCAACCTGCTGACTCAGACAACACAAGTCGACTCTAATGG GTCCCTCCTTTTCCTCCAAGTGGACAACAGGCCATGCTCCCGTCTGCCCTCTACCTGTTTCCCCTCTGCTACAGAGGCTGCCAGTTTCCTAGAAGCTGCAGTGTTTCGGAAGCCCACCTCATTCTCCGCCTACCCGGAGCTGTCAGCCGTCATTCGTATTAGAGGAGTCCGGGAGGAAATaggaagcagagaggaggaaaccgTAAAAGAGGAAGTCAAAG ACCCGAACCCTGTGTGGATATGGGTTGTGGTTGCCATTGCCATTGgcctgctgctgttgctgcccCTGTTGGTGTTTGTGGTGGTGAGGAGGGTGAGGCAGCAGCGTGCAGAGAGCGAAGTCAATAACAGCGTGAGACACCGGTCTACAGCCgcagacaacaacagcaaagctAAGGCCTGGACTCCGCACACAGCCCAGCATGAACAACGGGTCAGATCCAGCCGGGAGAAAGAGAAGATCAGCttgagaaaaaagaagaaagcaaaggaagcagagaaaaagagaaggcgGGAACCGCTGGGGGAGGATGCCATTCGAATGCG GCCTCTCAAAAGGGACCAGGATATAGGCAGTGACACAGACTTTACCCAGAGTTCAATGGAAGACCTCAGTGTGAGATACTCCAAGCGTCAAGAGGAAGCCTCCATCTGTGACCACAGGACCCAGGAGCAGAAACATTACCGAGCTGGAACCTCACAGCCCCGCAGACCCACACAAC CTTCACCTAGAGGATGGGAGAGAAATGCCATGCCGCCTCCTCTGCTCAGTCCTCCTCAGCAG TCAGCTGAGTGGTGTGGCCCGGATGGGTCTGTGGTTCTAATTCGAGCGGTACGAAGTGGGCTCGACAGAGTGGTCTTGGAGCTTCTGCGAGCAGGAGTGCCAGTCAACAACACTGATCACACTG GGAGATCAGCCCTACACTGGGCATGCTCAGTAAACCACCTCTCCCTATCAAGGACGCTCATTCGCTATGGGGCTGCTGTGGACTTACAAGACAACAAG GGCGAAACAGCACTTTTCCTCTCTGCCCTCCACGGTTGCTATGACACTGCCAgacttctcctcctccatggTGCCAACCTTGAGCTACATGACTGGAGAGGACGTCAGCCCATCGATGTGGCCAGAGAGGGCATGCGTCACCAGGTCCTGGAACTCCTACTGGCCCACCAAATTCAGAGAGGGCCTGTTCCTGTCGACTCAGCCAATGATATGTTGTGGGAGGAGCGTGGTCTGATGTACTCGCCGTGGGCTGGATCTCAAGGCCTACCTGGAAGAAGTGCCTCCTTCTCTGGGATCATAGGACACAGAGATATGACCCAACAACCACAAAA CAATTGGTCGATGAGTGGAGTGCAGTACCCTTCCCCTCAGAACTGGAGGCCACAACTCAACCAATCAGCAACAGCACTGGTCCCACCAAGAGTCATGGGCCGCTCCCCTCGGCCAATCAGCACCTTGCAGGAGGTGACTTCAGAAGACGAGGATCGTGACAGACATCAGGACGTCCCCAGAGCTACCACCCCTCACTTCCTGTCACCTCAGCCAGCCCCTCGGCAGCGTTCCTTTTCCTGTACCCAACATGCATTGCAGCGACGCTCCAGTGGCCACCAGCCAGAGCCCAATTATATTATTGTGACAGACAGAACAGCCAACGAGCCCATAGAAAGAGTGGTTGTTTCACCTCCCACAGAACCCGCCTACCAATCGGATCGCCCACCAGTTGGAAATAGTGAAAATTCCAGTAGAGCAGAACAAGCTGCTGTAAGTTCAATAAATACAGAGCAGAAATCTAGAGGGGAGAGGCCAAACAACGCTACTGACTCCACGCAAACAGCCTTGTAG
- the LOC113170584 gene encoding uncharacterized protein LOC113170584 codes for MKLLQDTSDSKSKSKILKPQVERRRRERMNRSLDTLKSLLLQRQEETQRRVEKAEILEHTVLFLQDAAKGGGGGGGHKHSFQDGFSTCLQRATHFLGPHGKGLWLEGALDASFTSRFASSNSADDQKKSEASSSSSLLLRKSCRAILQMLIHRSQYRMRIHAQNVGSCVQTRRESNRFPTTPHQPHKVTSPAKSLWRPWP; via the exons ATGAAATTGCTTCAGGATACATCGGACTCAAAGTCCAAAAGCAAG ATTCTGAAACCACAGGTGGAAAGAcggagaagagagagaatgaacCGCAGCCTTGATACCCTTAAGAGTCTTCTGCTACAACGGCAG GAAGAGACTCAACGCAGAGTAGAGAAAGCAGAAATACTGGAGCACACAGTACTCTTCCTCCAGGACGCTGCCAAAGGAGGAGGTGGCGGTGGAGGCCACAAACACTCCTTCCAAGACGGCTTCTCCACCTGTCTGCAGAGAGCCACTCACTTCCTGGGACCTCACGGTAAAGGGCTGTGGCTGGAAGGTGCACTGGATGCTTCTTTCACTTCTCGCTTTGCCAGTTCAAACTCTGCAGACGACCAAAAGAAAAGTGaagcctcctcctccagctctctgcttctcAGGAAGTCCTGTAGGGCTATTCTTCAGATGCTCATCCACAGGTCCCAATACAGAATGCGTATACATGCCCAGAATGTGGGCAGTTGTGTACAGACCCGAAGAGAATCCAATCGCTTTCCCACAACTCCCCACCAGCCCCACAAAGTGACGAGTCCAGCGAAATCTTTGTGGAGACCCTGGCCCTGA
- the LOC113169009 gene encoding transcription factor HES-7.1-A-like translates to MKMLQEPEDARKDRKFIKSQVEKRRRERMNRSLEHLRTMLLQEQQQMSGTQHRLEKAEILEQTVLFLQNTAGGDTTRAGGGVGGQKQSFQDGFSSCLQRAAQFLGREWEGQWLAAALDASFAVRFHSSDSNSAGVQKRTEACSSSSSLPHTKFLLQMLRQKSKHGQQTQASGLHSFVHPYQRPVQQQFPVVPQEHQRQNELEIRVESQEGKQSPSQSRPAGQTLWRPWP, encoded by the exons ATGAAGATGCTACAGGAACCAGAGGATGcgagaaaagacagaaag tTCATAAAATCTCAGGTGGAGAAACGTCGAAGAGAGAGAATGAACCGCAGTCTGGAGCATCTCAGGACAATGTTGCTGCAGGAGCAACAACaaatg AGTGGAACTCAGCACAGACTGGAGAAAGCTGAGATACTGGAGCAGACAGTCCTCTTTCTCCAGAACACTGCTGGAGGAGACACAACAAGAGCTGGAGGTGGTGTTGGAGGCCAGAAACAATCCTTTCAAGATGGCTTCTCCAGCTGCctgcagagagctgctcagTTCCTGGGACGGGAGTGGGAAGGCCAGTGGCTTGCAGCAGCACTGGATGCGTCTTTTGCTGTTCGCTTTCACAGTTCAGACTCGAATTCAGCAGGTGTCCAAAAGAGAACTGAAGCCtgttcctcctccagctctctgccACACACAAAGTTCCTTCTTCAGATGCTGAGGCAAAAGTCGAAGCATGGACAACAAACTCAAGCCTCTGGTCTGCACAGTTTTGTTCATCCCTACCAACGTCCAGTCCAGCAGCAGTTTCCTGTAGTTCCACAAGAGCATCAGAGACAAAATGAGCTTGAAATCAGAGTGGAGAGTCAAGAAGGCAAACAGAGCCCATCCCAGAGTCGTCCAGCCGGACAGACTTTGTGGAGACCCTGGCCCTAA
- the pbx2 gene encoding pre-B-cell leukemia transcription factor 2, which produces MLQQQPLTGNGPSNGRGLGMTGHPGMHALNSVHQPSQHRSDGGDSGLEGTENGHESRRDIGDILQQIMTITDQSLDEAQAKKHALNCHRMKPALFSVLCEIKEKTGLSMRNTQEEEPQDPQLVRLDNMLLAEGVAGPEKGGGAAAAVSAATSSGGMSPDSSLEHSDYKSKLSQIRSIYHTELEKYEQACTEFTTHVMNLLREQSRTRPVTPREIERMVAIIHRKFSSIQTQLKQSTCEAVMILRSRFLDARRKRRNFSKQATEVLNEYFYSHLSNPYPSEEAKEELAKQCGITVSQVSNWFGNKRIRYKKNIGKFQEEANLYAMKTALGARQGDDSPHTPNSTGSGSFSLSGSADLFLGVPPVNGEQYQMGVQANGNWQGRNSPPSGASPHSDHSENSD; this is translated from the exons atgttgcagcagcagcctctgacGGGCAACGGGCCCTCCAACGGCCGGGGACTCGGCATGACTGGTCACCCCGGCATGCATGCGCTCAACTCGGTTCATCAACCTTCCCAGCACCGGTCCGACGGAGGGGACTCGGGCCTCGAGGGCACAGAGAACGGACATGAATCCCGCAGAGATATTGGTGACATACTGCAGCAAATAATGACCATCACCGACCAAAGTTTGGACGAGGCACAAGCAAA GAAACATGCACTCAACTGTCACCGAATGAAACCTGCATTATTCAGCGTTTTGTGCGAGATCAAGGAAAAAACTG GCCTGTCGATGAGGAACACGCAGGAGGAGGAACCTCAGGATCCTCAGCTGGTGCGACTGGACAACATGCTGCTGGCAGAGGGTGTTGCAGGGCCAGAGAagggtggtggtgctgctgctgccgtgtCTGCAGCCACCAGCTCAGGAGGGATGTCACCTGACAGCTCGCTCGAGCACTCTGATTACAAAAGCAAGTTGAGCCAGATTCGCAGTATCTACCACACTGAGCTGGAGAAGTATGAGCAG GCATGCACTGAGTTCACCACCCATGTGATGAACCTCTTGAGGGAACAGTCACGCACACGGCCTGTGACCCCGCGGGAGATCGAGCGTATGGTGGCCATCATCCACCGCAAGTTCAGCTCAATCCAGACTCAGCTGAAGCAGAGCACTTGTGAGGCAGTCATGATCTTAAGGTCCCGCTTCCTTGATGCCAG ACGGAAGAGGCGTAATTTTAGCAAACAGGCCACAGAGGTCCTGAACGAATACTTCTACTCCCACCTTTCCAACCCTTACCCCAGTGAAGAAGCCAAAGAGGAACTTGCCAAACAGTGTGGAATCACTGTCTCTCAG gTCTCCAACTGGTTTGGCAACAAGAGAATCCGCTACAAGAAAAACATTGGCAAATTCCAAGAGGAAGCCAACCTGTATGCCATGAAGACAGCCTTGGGTGCCAGACAGGGCGATGATTCCCCGCACACTCCCAACTCCACAG GGTCTGggtccttctctctgtctgggTCAGCTGACTTGTTCCTTGGGGTTCCACCTGTGAATGGCGAGCAGTACCAAATGGGAGTGCAG GCGAACGGGAACTGGCAGGGTCGAAACTCGCCCCCGTCCGGCGCCTCACCCCACAGCGACCACTCGGAAAACTCTGACTGA
- the LOC113170971 gene encoding uncharacterized protein LOC113170971 has protein sequence MDGAEIKVEMAEEGLLEPLVITEEGDIADRVTERGAASGTAVIIQSCSVDVALNKEDKQTGEDKNDEKTAGEMCLEEQNLEKQQVQTEQNQTGEVGVDEKDKPQDDNPEETENINDGQNKGDTECVGQKDKVMRINEKPEKPSDEEEGDTQNDFQVAIKKLNFCEQQREATGGQEDDSKGAHRLTPDFPDTLYELLCTLQEGRRLNDQRCSFTLDSGVRRRRCHSEPNATKPVNRVVFSSMTSLQKEEFFELVATAQARRLDDQRAQLQRTPPPKPKARSFRGSIKQLSFVKKPEPVPVPKEDLYNMILTTQAQGRLEDQRSRAPGPMDDEDFFSLLLRVQGGRMDEQRTELPCMLQT, from the exons ATGGACGGCGCAGAGATCAAAGTTGAAATGGCTGAAGAGGGGCTGCTGGAGCCTCTCGTCATCACAGAGGAGGGAGACATAGCTGACAGAGTCACCGAACGAGGGGCAGCGAGCGGTACGGCTGTCATCATACAGAGCTGTAGTGTAGATGTGGCTCTGAATAAGGAAGATAAGCAAACAGGGGAGGACAAGAATGACGAAAAAACAGCGGGTGAAATGTGTTTAGAAGAGCAGAATCTGGAAAAGCAACAAGTCCAAACAGAGCAAAACCAAACAGGAGAAGTAGGTGTGGATGAAAAGGACAAACCACAAGATGATAATCCAGAGGAAACTGAGAACATAAACGATGGACAGAACAAAGGTGATACTGAGTGTGTTGGTCAAAAGGACAAAGTGATGAGGATTAATGAAAAACCTGAGAAACCCAGTGACGAGGAGGAAGGGGACACACAAAATGACTTTCAAGTGGCCATAAAGAAGTTGAACTTCTGTGAACAACAACGTGAAGCTACAGGTGGACAAGAAGACGATTCCAAAGGG GCTCACCGGTTAACCCCCGACTTCCCGGATACACTGTACGAGCTGCTCTGCACCCTTCAGGAAGGGAGACGGCTCAATGACCAGCGCTGCTCCTTCACACTGGATAGTGGGGTCAGGAGGCGACGGTGCCACTCTGAGCCCAACGCCACCAAGCCagtcaacagag TCGTCTTTTCCTCCATGACTTCACTTCAAAAAGAGGAGTTTTTTGAGCTAGTGGCCACTGCTCAAGCTCGCCGGCTGGATGACCAGAGGGCACAGCTCCAAAGGACTCCACCACCAAAGCCAAAAGCCAGAAGTTTTCGAGGCAGCATAAAGCAGCTCTCTTTTGTGAAAAAGCCTGAGCCCGTTCCTGTACCCAAAGAGGATCTGTACAATATGATTCTCACGACTCAA GCTCAGGGCAGGCTGGAGGATCAGCGCAGCAGGGCTCCTGGCCCCATGGACGATGAGGACTTCTTCTCCTTGCTCCTGAGGGTCCAGGGGGGACGCATGGACGAGCAGAGGACTGAACTACCATGCATGTTGCAAACCTGA